TACTTGGAAGAAGGACATTTTATGTGATCCTCGCTTCTCTGAATCGGAAAGGGCAAAGTTGGTCTCCATCATGTGGGCTATCTGGACCTCCCGCAATAACATCACACATGACAAAGGAGCTACCAGCCCTGTTCAGTCCATGATCATGACCCGCGATGCACTTGCTTTACTTGATATTCCACGTGAGCATGCTCGGATTCTGCCTGGCCATGGCTGGCGTCCCCGGGATGAGAACTGGGTGAAGATTAATACCGATGGTAGCATAGCTATGGATGCTCGTCGGGGTGGCGGTGGAGGAGTCGCGAGAACTCGCTCTGCATTCTTGGCAGCTTGGTGTAAACCATACAATGGGATCTCAGATCCGCTAATTGTTGAAGCTCTCGCTTTACGAGACGGTGTCCTATTTGCAAAGCTGCGAGGTTTCTCCAAAATCATCATGGAAACTGACTGCCAAGACCTTGTCAACTTCTGGAATTTGCGTCAATCTTCTCGGACAGTAGTGGCGCCTATCTTAGATGAAATAGGGGAGCATGCCTTGTCTTTTACTTCTTTTGTTGTTCAGCATGTTTCTAGATCAGCAAACACCTCCGCCCATCTGTGTGCTAGGCAAGCGAGCACTCTAGATGTGACGGACTGCTGGTTAGAGTCGAAACCTAGCTTTCTTGTAACTAGTCTCTTGGCAGATACTGCCGGAGCCTTTGCTGAATAAAACTCCCCGTATTTCCCTAAAAAAAAGAGTATGTCCAATCAATTGGGACCCCCCTAACAACAAGTACGGACCTTCCTGTAATAGAAGGGGATGGGGAATCAAGCTAAATGAACATTGCCCACAAGATTTAGCAACACTAGCTCCATATGAAATACGGAGCACACCAAAACTTGTACAATCGAAGCAAAAATCCATCCACAAGCCTGGATCAGCAACTGCAAACCCTTGGAATATCTAACAAGCAAAGGGGAGGGCAACCACCTGAATGAAAATCCCACCTCCCATACAAATCACCTAAACAACTAGGAATAGGAAGGGACAACTAGGAATTCCTAGAAATTGGAGGATGGAGGGGGAAAACAATCTAAGCAAACCAAAATCTAGACCTAGAGATGAACAAAAACAAACAATCAAGAGCAAAATGGGGAAGGTTGAACAAACAAGGTGACAAACCGCTACACCCCAAATGAATCTGATACCGGGGGTTCTTCGCTCCCATGTCCTGATGATTGTGGTCTTCTTTTAGTTATGTGGTTAGGTTTTTAGAGTCATAAAGTGTGGCAAACCTTGTTATGTTTAAATGACTGCCACCGGTTTGGTGGCATGTAGTTTTTCGCTTTTTTGTCCTTTGTGGCACCTTGAACCTGGCGTTTTAGCCCAGATGTTCTCACTTTTGTAAGGTTTTGGTTTCATTTCTATGGAATGGAGCCAGGGGCTCCCCTTTGATTGAAATTTGATACCGAGGGTAGGAACCTCGAGTTCAAACACTCAATATCGCCATGGGAAGAAGATGAGGTAGTGTTCCCCGTAGCTTCTATTAtctattctccctctctttccttgtaGCTTCTCTCCTCTCTGACCCCTGTTCTCCCTGTCTCTCGAGCGACAAGAAATGAACAAACAGACAAACAGGCGGGCAGCTTGCAAGCAGGAGGGGAAGCAATTAGTAAAAAAACTAAAGAGAACCACTATTGGGCGGCTTGCAGGCAGCCCGAACACAAACCCAGGCCCGAGAAAAAACGAGATGGGAAGTCAGCACGAATCGTGGCACCTGATCAGACGGACCACAATTTGAATGAAAGCCTGTTGCTTTTCAGCCAGCCGAAAAATAGCAAAACCGTAGACAATTCATCAAAATGAAACATGAAAGGTGAGCTTTTATCTAAAGCTTGAGAAGTATTCACTGCATGCACCAGTGAGTCGATTTCCACATGAAAGTGGTCTCTAGATATCAGCCTTAATTTCCGCATGAAATCAATCTTGACCATGAACAAACCTTCAACCAACAACAAATTAGGATACGCATATGTCTAGATCATGGCTCAGCAGTTCGCCGGAGCAATTTTCCCATGCACAAAATATCACCAAAACGGCTCCAAGTTCAAAGCACCGGCTAATCAAGCGGCAGGACCAGCTTGGTGGCGTCGAGGCGCGGGTAGTGCCGGAGCACGACGCCCTTCACTTTTACGTaaccttttctctcattttatttttgcACACATTTTTAAAGTGTTTATCTCACATTTTCTCTTATCATTTTACTTTTTGCATGGTGCCTCACTATAGCTCCCCGTGCGCAACCACATTTGGCTGCCCAACTAAAGCCGTGCATGTTATTTTTCTTTCTTAATGTATCCTTTTCTTTTGCATGGTTTCCACTTACTTTTCATAACAAAGAAAATAGTATATTAAAGCCAACCAACCTTTTCAAGATCATCTTAAGACACACAAATAGAAATTAAACAAAAACTTTGGATAAACGATGGATTCTTTCTCCCAAACTCATCAATGATTCGTCATGTGTGAAGCTCCATCCCCATCTGGATATCTAAAACACCATTGAAGCCAGAAAAAAGGTGTTGACGCAGCGCCTAAGGAGTGAAATTGAGCGTTGTCCTGAAAAAAAATGCGATAAAGAGGACTGGACAACAATGCCATATTCGATTACCTACTCCGAACCTAATCATCGCCCCAATAAAACCGAACCTGACCAAATGTCGCCGATTGGAGAAAGGAAGACAAGATAGGGGCAAGTCTTCCCATCGGCGAGGGTCACTCCAATGCAAGGTATTATTGATTGCACTACATCCGACTGTCATGTGACTTAATGAAATATGTTCATATTTGTGTTAACATTTTGGAGCatattcatcatttttcatacgtGACCAGACATCAGAGCATAGAAACCATGCCGCTTGTTTTGCCATTGCTGAATCGAGATATAAGAACCATTGTTCATGAACATATTTTGCACCAAATGGATATGAAATGCTTCTGATGATTATCACTGTTAGCACTCATGAACCATTCGTAGAACACAAACATAAACGACATCTTTGCTAGAAGACCGCAAGCAACAACACTGGACCTGGATCTTCACAGTATCATGGCAAATTCGGGCACTATTCCCCATTTTGGATCATTCTCCGAAGATAAAAATCCCCATGGCCGATCCAGTAATCACACGAATGAATAGTGAATGGTGAGCTTTTATCTGAACCATGAAACCCATTCACTGCATGCAACATCGTCGAGTCGATTTCTCCACCGAAGTGCCAGATCATGAAACCATGAAAAGACCAAACCAGCAACAAATCATGGCCTGGCTAAATCTCTGCACACGATGTTGCTATGTGCTAGAGCAGTTTCCCCATGTACTCCAAAAGATCAACAAAAACGACTCCAAGTTCCAACTAATCAGACTCAGACCGAGCTAATCAAGCGGCAGCTCCAGCTTGCCGGCGTCGACGTGCGGGTAGTGCCGGAGCGCGACGCGCTTCATCTCCTCTGCGCCGCGCAGGTACGCCGGCAGCGCATGCTCGGCCAGCCGCCGCGTGTACTCCCCGGACCCCAGGAACTGCTGCACCGCCGTGGCCTGGGCAATCTCCAGCTCTGCCTTCACCTTttcgagctccgccaccgccgcctgcctcgccgccttcTCCTTCTCCACTTGCTCCCACAGCGCCAGGTTGTCGCGCTCGCGCGCCACAACCTTTTCGTCCAGCTCCAGCGCGTAGTTCAGGGAGAAGGTCGCGTAGTTCGCGGCCTGCACGCGCCATTGTTGCCGCCGAACGGCACAAACAGACAATGTGATGCTGGTCTGGACATGCACCGACGGACGAACGATTTGTTTGTTTGGAAATGTACCTGGAGCACTGCAACGTAGCTCGACGCCAGGAGGTCGGAGGGCTTGGACGCCGCGAAGTGGCGCTCCCGCGACGGCGTGACGAGGCCCTCTAGAACCTTCTGCGCGGCCTTCCAGCCGGCGCCGTCGCCGTCGTGTGTCTCGGGTACGGGGGAGCGCGGTGACCGCGGGTCAAAGCCCGACGGGGCACGCGGGGTGGACACTGGGGCGGCGCAATGATGCCCGTTTGTTGCAGTCCCCTCCTCCCGTCTCCTCTTCTTCCCGGACATGGGAAGCGTGTCGCCGTGCGCCTCGCTTTTCACCTGCTCCGTCCgtgccgccggcgccgccgtcttctccactGGCATTTTGTCAGTCATGTCGCGGACGGGTGGATCCACCCctagcacacaaacaacaacagtCAAAACACCTTTCGCCGTGAGTATGTGCCAATAGAACGCTTACCTTTGGCAACAGTAGAACGGGGAGAAGGCTGAGGTGGTGGCGgtgcgccggcgaggtccgcggacAAGGCCGCAGCAAGATCCGTCTGCCGGAGGTAAGCCCGGAGATCACGCGCTGTGCCGTGTACGGCTAGCAGCTTTTCCGCCGACTGCTTCTGGTGGCTCGTGAGCGCCGGACCTGCGGCGGAGCTCTTGTACGGCGGCTCGCCCCAGCGCACAGGGCAGCGCCATGACTCCGGCGACGTCAGGAAGAAGAAAGCCCCTTTCCACTCCCTCTCAGATTGCGAATAGCTCGTGCCAGTGAAGAGCACTCCGGCGAACGCCCTGCAGCGGAAGTAGTACCAGTCGTTCCGGTTGTACAGCTTGAAGAAGTGCCGGAACAGAGCCATGGACGGCGGCACGCCGGCCTCGAGGCAGATCGCCACGAACCCCACCAGGACGCGCCACCCGTTTATGGAGAGCTGGCCCGGCGCGAGGCCGAAGTGGTTGAGCGCGTCGCAGAAGAAGGGGTGCAGCGGGAAGCGCACCCCGGTCTCCAGCATGTGGGCGTACACGCAGACGGACCCCCGCGGAGGCGCGCTGCACGCGCGCAGCTCGCCGGCGGGGCGCGCGGCGAACCCCCTCGGCACGTCGTGGTTCTTGCAGAGGGCGTCGACCGCGGCCTGGGTGGTCAGGGTGGAGGCGATGCGCTCGGCGGCGGACCTCGAGGGGGCGCCGGATGCGGCGCCGTCGTCGCCGCTCTCGTCGTCGCTGAGGACGACGACGGGGGATGGGGCGGGGGAGGAAGGCATCGCGTCGAGTGGCTTCCGCCTCGACGGCGCCGGAGGAGAAGCAGATGTGAGTCGTTGTGGCGAGGGTTTTTCTCTTTCTGCCACTCTGCTTTGGCTCGAGTCTGAACTCTGCTTTGGCTCGTTTTGGGAATGCACACCTATCTGTCCCTTGCATTCATGGTAAATTTAGATATCCGAGAATTTTACCTTTTTTTCTCCTGAAGGATGGAATATGggtactccctcctttcatctatacagggcctaatgtgtttttcgaggctaactttgaccaaatgttagagcaataatatataacatgcaacttacacaaagcacatcatcaaattcgtatgtgaaaggagctttcaatgatataattttcacattatgcatgacATGTACtattaattttatcaatagtcaaaggcggtcttaaaagccgcattatgccctatatagatgaaaggagggagtagtcaggGTAGAGTCAAGGTTTTAGTTTGGACCCTAATTAAATGACGCTCCGTGCATTGCTGCGTGAATTTGTTGTACTAGTAGATTTTTTTAAGTAATAGCCACATATTCCCttctttctggtttatagggctcaattcaaaaatctcaccaaccaaattctcaaaaaaaaaaatctcatcaaccaaggtggatgatgagtggtgaaatattttttgtaatttgcaaaaacatctaattaatgctcttgttttttcTCAAAagattatgtttatcaatgcattaattgcaatgtatgcatgcataaagtacatgcattggtcaattttctcttaatacttgcatgcaatgatttaatacaccttcaaatctgaacatgtgatgggaaacaaccaaattgagccttataaaatagaaaaactaaaattttaagaTAAGCCTTATAAACCAAAAAGGAGGGAGTATCAAATAAGATAACACTTTGAATAAATAATATTATGATGAAGTATTTCATATATTGGTTCTAATGATTGGAAGATAATAGTACTGCACTACAGATTGCAGTGTAGATCCTAAACAAACTGCGGCTTGTAATTCTTCTCATGCACGTGACTTCACTTAACCAATAGAATAGTGATACATGCATATCATTCGAATTGCATGCTGGGGAAtattgtactcccttcgtccggaattacttgttgcAGAAATTAGATAAAAACAAATTTATCCGAAATTAAAATGCGTCTACGCACGTCCATTTTTTCGATAAGTATTttcagggagggggggggggggctatcacAACAATTAAAATCCATAGATATAGCAGTAAAATAGTGACAAATTGTCTGAGAAACACATGAGGAAAATAATTGGATTTAAAAACCACCTGCAGGCTACATTCTCTTTTCTCTTCAATATAAACCTGGATGAGCGGGGCAGAATCAATGGATGCCTCAATAAGAAGAGATGTGTCATGGCCAACACTGGCGGCACCAGCTTGAGATGGGTGTCAAATATCAATGTCGTTGACAATGGTAGATCACAACAATGAGCCCAATTGGTCTACGTAGTTTCGTACCGAAATGTTATCAACACTCGAAAAATCATGAGGGATCATTGTTGTTTGTAGTAACCCGGCGACCTGCAAGGTAAAAAAAGAACTCTTCATCTGATGATGCAACACTCAAAAAAATTAGGGCATCTAAAAAGGTTTTAGGTAACTAGAAATTTTTCTTTCATAGCTGATGATGTAAAATAGGGCATCAGAAAAAATCTACAATAGAAGATGATGTAGAATAGGTCACAAACTATCTTCATCTCCACCGTTGCACACATATTGAAACATAACATGAGCTATGAATACAATTAAACATTGCAAGATCATCATACACATATCAACAACATATCAAAGTGTACAATAGCACCAACTTAGCACATTTTGAGGCTGCTGGTATTTGTTGTAGTGCACTATTTAAACTTTGCCCAAAGAGAATGAGGAGCTAGAAAGGTTCTAGAGAGAATATTTAGGGTACTCCAAGCCCCTTTTGAAGTTGTTTTGAGGACCTGCAAAAAAAATTGTAAACGTTGTGTGAGGTGATGATAGCTAGTGTGATCATGCCTAACATGATTATCTGGGAAAAGGGTGACGGAGTTCGCCACGATTTGGAATCTGAGCACATAAGTAATCCTATCAAACTTCCATAGCATAACACAACAATGTTTGAGGAATTTATACAAACTAGTAAATTCAACCATGCAATGCATGTTGATATATGGTAGAATACTAATTGCAAATTGATTGTTAATATTTGGTAGAATGTTACttgcacattgatattaggtatgaTGACAGTGGTATGGTAATAGTGTGATTAGCGTACATATTGATATTTGATATGGTATTAATTGCACGGTAACATGTTGAACGCTTACCATCAGAGCAATTCATATCATTGGATTGGTTAATGGCCAAGATTAGTTGGATATGCCCCTCTAGgtctttttatattgatatagatgtaGATGCATCAACAGATTTGCCATCGAGCAACTCATGGAAACTTCGGAATGACCGGGTTGAAGATCTGTAGGCGCTTTGACTGGAAAACTACAAAATATGTGTGAATAAATTGAATCCAAATTTGGAAATTTTTATTCCAAATTTTTATTTTTGGATGTAATATTTATATATTTAAATTACTGTTGTGTTAGAATGTTTTTCCATTGTGACTGTGGAAGAAGGATgatttaatttttaattttttagTACTTTGGATAAAACAAATTGGACAGATATTTAATGTATGCGTGGACATGCCTGGACATGTCCAACAACGTTTGATGTGTTCAAATTCATGCACGGTGTTGGAatgcccttagagcatctacaatagCTAATTCGAACCTTATACGCCCGCGGATGAGTCCGCGGAGAGGTCCGAGTTGTCCCTCTCCACAACCACACTTCTCAAATCTTGATACCCAAATCTATGCAAATCCATGCACGATGATCATACAACACAAATTCATCATACATTCAACAATACAAACATAGTTTAGCCTGAATAAATTCAGTGCATGCTAAAATGAAAATCTAATAGTTCATACATAGATATGTGAGAAACAAATGAATCAATGACTTCAGTAGCCGCGGTCATTGATCATCTTCTTCATGCGGAGGAATCACTTCTTCCCTTCCTCATCCAAGAAGATTACGAACAGATAGATGGACAACTTTATGCTAGTTCATTAAATTGCCAGCCATATGTTTATGTTTTATTGAAGAAATTCTACTAGTTTATTTTTCTATTTTACCTATACTGTGTATATAACAGATAGATGGACATGAAATGCTTTTGATGCTTAGCACTGTTTAGATTCATGAACAGTCTAGAAGATCACGAACGTAGTAAACCACATATGGCTGGCATATCACATACAACATCATTGGCCCTGGAATTTCACAAATGTCGCAAACAACGTGAACCGTGAAAAGGCGAGTTTTTATCTGAACCCTGAAACACATTCACTGCATGCAACATCATTGAGTCGATTTCCTCGTACAAGTGATATATCTTGACCGTGAACAAACCTTCCATCACCAACAAATTAGGATAGGCATGTGTGTAGTTCATGGCCCAGCAAAATCTCTGCAGTTGATGTTGCTATCTAGAGCAGTACAGTTTCCCCACGTACGCCAAAAGATCAACAAAAACGACTCCAAATTCCTTCCAGCTAATCAGACCGAGCTAATCAAGCGGCAGCTCCAGCTTGCCGGCGTCGAGGTGCGGGTAGTGCCGGAGCACGACGCGCTTCATTTCCTCGGCGCCGCGCAAGTACGCCGGCAGCGCTTGCTCCGCCACCCGCCGCGTGTACTCCTCCGACCCCAAGAACTGCTGCACCGCCGTCGCCTTGGCGCGCTCTCGCTTTGCCCTCTCCAGCTCCGCCTCCACTGCCTGCCTCGCCGCCTTCTCCTTCTCCAGCTGCTCCCACAGCGCCAGGTTGTCGCGCTCCAGCGCCACCAGCTTCTCGTCCAGCTCCAGCGCGCAGGTCATGGAGAAGGTCGCGTAGTTCGCGGCCTGAACACGCCGCCGAACGGCACACACAAGACACAAACAATGTGATTCTACTGGAATATCTGTGTCCGGACATACATCTACGGACGAACGAATTGTTTGGAAATGTACCTGGAGCATTGCTATGTAGCTCGACGCCACGACGTCGGAGGGCTTCGACGTCGCGAATTGGAGCTCCCGCGACGGCGTGATGATGCCATCTAGGACCTTCCGCGCGGCCATCCAGTCAGCGCTATCTCCGTCGTGTGTCTCGGGTACGGGCGAGTGCGGTGACCGCGGGTCAAAGCTCGGCGGCGACGGTGGGGCATGCGGGTCAGACACCGGGGCGGCGCAGCCAAGCCCGTCTGTTGCAGTTACCTCCTCCCGTCTCCTCTTCTTTCCGGTCATAGGAAGCGTGTCGCCGTGCGCCTCGCCTTTCACCTGCTCCGTccctgccgccggcgccgccgtcctCACCACTGGCATACTGTCAGTCATTTCGCGGGCAGGTGGATCCATCCCTGGCGCAAAAACAACAGTGAAATACCTTTCGCGGGGAGCATCTCCAACAGTCATTGGACAAGAGGAATCGGGAGTAGAGGGCTTACCTTTGGGAACAGTAGAAGGAGGAGAAGGCGGAGGTGATGCGCCGGCGGGGTTGGAGGAGAAGGCCGCAGCAAGATTTGCCTTACGGAGGTAAGCCCGGAGATTGACCGCGACGCCGTGTACTTCCAGCAGCTTTTTCGCCGACTGCTTCAGCTGGCTCGTTAGCACCGGATCTGCGGGGAAGCGCTTGGACGGGGGCTCGCCCCAAAGCACGGGGCACTGCCACGGCTCCGGCGACGTCAGGAAGAAGAAGCCCCCTTTCCACTCTCTGTCAGACTTGTTGTATTTCAGGCCAGCGAAGAGCACTCCGGCCTCTGCCCTGGAGCCGAACCAGTACCAGCCGCCCTTCCTGGTGACGGTGAGCAGCTTGAAGAAGTGCCGGAACAGCGGCACCGACGGCCGCACGCCGGCCTCGTGGCAGAGCGCGAAGAAACCGACCAGGACGCGCCACCCGTTGGGCGCGAGCTGCCCCGGCGCGAGGCCGAAGTGGGCGAGCGCGTCGCGGAAGAAGGCGTGCAGCGGGAAGCGCACCCCAGCCTCCAGCGCGTGGGCGTACACGCAGACGGCCCCCGGCGGAGGCGCGCTGCACGCGCGCAGGTCGCCGGCGGGGCGCGCGGCGAACTCCCTCGGGACGCCGTGCTTCCTGCAGACGGCGTCGACGTCGGCCTGCGTGACTAGGGACGACGCGATGCGCTCGGCGGCGGGCCCCGAgagcgcggcggaggcggcggcggcgtcctcgtCGTAGACGCCGCCGCTGTCGCTGAGGAGGACGATGGGGGCCGAGGGGGAGGAGGGGCGGGAGGAAGGCATCGCGTTGCGCTTGGTGGCTTCCGCCTCGACGGCGTGCTCGCCCTGCCGAACGAAAAGCAGAGGTTTTTTTGTCTTTCTACTCCGCTTTGGGTGTACGCGTGCACAGCTCTCTCTGATCTGTACGCTTGCATTCATGGCAAATTAAGATATTTCCGAATTTCCCTTTTTTTTCTACTGGAATATACtctctccgtaaactaatataaaagcgtttagataactaaaatagtgatctaaacgctcttatattagtttacagagggagtatgtgtCAAATTATAAAGTTCA
The sequence above is drawn from the Triticum aestivum cultivar Chinese Spring chromosome 7A, IWGSC CS RefSeq v2.1, whole genome shotgun sequence genome and encodes:
- the LOC123149414 gene encoding uncharacterized protein, whose translation is MPSSRPSSPSAPIVLLSDSGGVYDEDAAAASAALSGPAAERIASSLVTQADVDAVCRKHGVPREFAARPAGDLRACSAPPPGAVCVYAHALEAGVRFPLHAFFRDALAHFGLAPGQLAPNGWRVLVGFFALCHEAGVRPSVPLFRHFFKLLTVTRKGGWYWFGSRAEAGVLFAGLKYNKSDREWKGGFFFLTSPEPWQCPVLWGEPPSKRFPADPVLTSQLKQSAKKLLEVHGVAVNLRAYLRKANLAAAFSSNPAGASPPPSPPSTVPKGMDPPAREMTDSMPVVRTAAPAAGTEQVKGEAHGDTLPMTGKKRRREEVTATDGLGCAAPVSDPHAPPSPPSFDPRSPHSPVPETHDGDSADWMAARKVLDGIITPSRELQFATSKPSDVVASSYIAMLQAANYATFSMTCALELDEKLVALERDNLALWEQLEKEKAARQAVEAELERAKRERAKATAVQQFLGSEEYTRRVAEQALPAYLRGAEEMKRVVLRHYPHLDAGKLELPLD
- the LOC123150136 gene encoding uncharacterized protein, encoding MPSSPAPSPVVVLSDDESGDDGAASGAPSRSAAERIASTLTTQAAVDALCKNHDVPRGFAARPAGELRACSAPPRGSVCVYAHMLETGVRFPLHPFFCDALNHFGLAPGQLSINGWRVLVGFVAICLEAGVPPSMALFRHFFKLYNRNDWYYFRCRAFAGVLFTGTSYSQSEREWKGAFFFLTSPESWRCPVRWGEPPYKSSAAGPALTSHQKQSAEKLLAVHGTARDLRAYLRQTDLAAALSADLAGAPPPPQPSPRSTVAKGVDPPVRDMTDKMPVEKTAAPAARTEQVKSEAHGDTLPMSGKKRRREEGTATNGHHCAAPVSTPRAPSGFDPRSPRSPVPETHDGDGAGWKAAQKVLEGLVTPSRERHFAASKPSDLLASSYVAVLQAANYATFSLNYALELDEKVVARERDNLALWEQVEKEKAARQAAVAELEKVKAELEIAQATAVQQFLGSGEYTRRLAEHALPAYLRGAEEMKRVALRHYPHVDAGKLELPLD